The following are encoded together in the Acetobacter vaccinii genome:
- a CDS encoding P-II family nitrogen regulator, whose amino-acid sequence MKKIEAIIKPFKLDEVKEALHELGLQGITVIEAKGFGRQKGHTELYRGAEYIVDFLPKMKIEVVCPASVVERAVEAISAAARTGRIGDGKIFVIPVDDVVRIRTGERGEDAI is encoded by the coding sequence ATGAAGAAAATCGAGGCCATTATCAAGCCGTTCAAACTCGATGAAGTGAAGGAAGCCCTTCACGAACTCGGGCTTCAAGGGATTACCGTCATCGAGGCCAAAGGCTTCGGGCGGCAGAAAGGTCATACGGAACTTTATCGTGGCGCGGAATATATTGTTGATTTTTTGCCCAAGATGAAGATCGAGGTGGTCTGTCCTGCATCGGTGGTTGAACGCGCGGTGGAAGCCATTTCCGCCGCTGCCCGCACAGGCCGGATCGGTGACGGCAAGATTTTCGTAATCCCGGTGGACGACGTGGTGCGAATCCGCACGGGAGAGCGGGGAGAAGACGCGATCTGA
- the lepA gene encoding translation elongation factor 4 — MTDTPLSLIRNFSIIAHIDHGKSTLADRLIQACGALTAREMTNQVLDNMDLERERGITIKAQTVRLTYPAKDGNTYVLNLMDTPGHVDFAYEVSRSLAACEGSLLVVDASQGVEAQTLANVYQAIDANHDIVPVLNKVDLPAAEPERVKAQIEEVIGIPADDAVEISAKTGLNIEGVLEAIVTRLPAPQGDAEKPLQAMLVDSWYDAYLGVIVLVRIKEGRLKKGMKIRMMSSGAVHQVDQVGVFSPRMTAVESLGPGEMGYINAAIKTVADCNVGDTITDDRRPAQTPLAGFKPSIPVVWCGLYPIVADDFEKLRDSLAKLRLNDASFHYEAETSAALGFGFRCGFLGLLHLEIIQERLSREFDLDLIATAPSVVYKIERTNGETEELHNPADMPDPSLIEKIEEPWIKATIMVPDEYLGAVLTLCTERRGTQIDLTYVGSRAMAVYRLPLNEVVFDFYDRLKSLTRGYASFDYQMDGYLESDLVRISILVNQEPVDALSFIAHRSAAETRGRSICARLKDLIPRQLFKIAIQAAIGSRVIARETIGALSKDVTAKCYGGDISRKRKLLEKQKEGKKRMRQFGKVEIPQSAFLAALKMEH, encoded by the coding sequence ATGACCGACACACCCCTTTCGCTCATTCGCAACTTTTCCATCATCGCACATATCGATCATGGGAAATCCACGCTGGCGGACCGCCTGATTCAGGCCTGCGGCGCTCTGACCGCCCGTGAGATGACCAATCAGGTCCTTGATAACATGGACCTTGAGCGTGAGCGTGGCATCACCATCAAAGCGCAGACCGTGCGCCTGACCTATCCGGCCAAGGATGGCAATACCTATGTCCTGAACCTGATGGACACCCCCGGACATGTTGACTTTGCCTATGAAGTCAGCCGGTCGCTGGCGGCGTGCGAAGGGTCATTGCTGGTGGTTGACGCCTCGCAGGGGGTGGAAGCGCAGACGCTGGCCAACGTGTACCAGGCGATCGACGCCAACCACGACATCGTGCCTGTGCTGAACAAGGTGGACCTGCCTGCCGCCGAGCCTGAGCGTGTCAAAGCCCAGATTGAAGAAGTGATTGGCATTCCGGCTGATGACGCGGTGGAAATTTCCGCCAAGACCGGCCTGAATATTGAAGGCGTGCTGGAAGCCATTGTCACCCGCCTGCCTGCCCCGCAGGGTGATGCGGAAAAACCCTTGCAGGCCATGCTGGTGGATAGCTGGTACGATGCCTACTTGGGCGTGATCGTGCTGGTGCGGATTAAGGAAGGCCGCCTGAAGAAGGGCATGAAAATCCGCATGATGTCCTCCGGTGCGGTGCATCAGGTGGATCAGGTCGGCGTATTTTCCCCGCGGATGACGGCTGTGGAAAGCCTCGGGCCGGGTGAGATGGGCTATATCAACGCCGCCATCAAGACCGTGGCTGACTGTAACGTGGGTGACACCATCACCGACGATCGCCGCCCGGCGCAGACTCCGCTGGCGGGCTTCAAGCCCTCCATTCCCGTGGTGTGGTGTGGGCTGTACCCGATCGTTGCTGATGACTTTGAAAAACTGCGCGATAGCCTTGCCAAGCTGCGCCTGAACGATGCGTCTTTCCACTACGAAGCAGAAACATCAGCCGCACTGGGCTTTGGGTTCCGCTGCGGTTTTCTGGGTCTCCTGCACCTTGAAATCATTCAGGAACGCCTGTCGCGGGAATTCGATCTGGACCTGATCGCGACCGCACCGTCCGTGGTTTACAAGATCGAACGCACCAATGGTGAAACCGAGGAACTGCATAACCCAGCTGATATGCCTGATCCGTCCCTGATTGAAAAAATCGAGGAACCATGGATCAAGGCCACCATCATGGTGCCGGACGAATATCTGGGCGCAGTGCTGACCCTGTGTACGGAACGGCGCGGAACCCAGATTGACCTGACCTACGTTGGCAGCCGCGCCATGGCAGTTTACCGATTGCCGCTGAACGAGGTCGTGTTTGACTTCTATGACCGTCTGAAGTCTCTGACCCGTGGTTACGCCAGCTTTGACTATCAGATGGATGGCTATCTGGAGAGCGACCTTGTGCGTATTTCCATTCTGGTCAACCAGGAGCCGGTGGATGCGCTGTCGTTTATTGCGCATCGGTCAGCGGCGGAAACACGCGGTCGCTCCATCTGCGCGCGGCTGAAGGACCTGATCCCCCGCCAGTTGTTCAAGATCGCCATTCAGGCTGCCATCGGCAGCCGGGTTATCGCCCGTGAAACCATTGGTGCCCTGTCCAAGGACGTGACAGCCAAGTGTTATGGTGGTGATATCTCGCGTAAGCGCAAACTGCTGGAAAAGCAGAAGGAAGGTAAAAAGCGCATGCGCCAGTTTGGTAAGGTTGAAATTCCGCAGAGCGCCTTCCTGGCCGCTCTTAAAATGGAACACTAG
- the glnA gene encoding type I glutamate--ammonia ligase, producing MVKKTASAGDSKAAAIAKVFDLIQEHSVELVDLRFTDPKGKWHHTCQHVSTIEEDSFTDGFMFDGSSIGGWKAINESDMVLLPDATSAVLDPFSARPQLILFCDIIEPSTGQPYNRDPRSTAKLAEQYLKASGLGDTAFFGPEAEFFIFDNVQFGTGPNYGKFQLDSIEGPGASLKEYAEGNMGHRPGVKGGYFPVAPVDSESDLRAEMLATMGEMGLAIEKHHHEVAQSQHELGTKFETLVRAADFMQIYKYCVHNVAHSYGKTATFMPKPIYGDNGSGMHVHQSIWKDGKPTFAGNGYADLSDTALYYIGGIIKHAKALNAFTNPSTNSYKRLIPGFEAPVLLAYSARNRSASCRIPYATSPKAKRVEVRFPDPTANPYLAFSAMLMAGLDGIKNKIHPGDAMDKDLYDLPPEELKQIPTVAGSLREALEALAEDHEFLLAGGVFTKDQIESYITLKWDDVYRFEHTPHPVEFELYYSV from the coding sequence ATGGTAAAGAAAACAGCTTCGGCCGGCGACAGCAAGGCTGCCGCGATTGCCAAGGTTTTTGACCTTATTCAGGAACACTCCGTTGAACTCGTAGACCTGCGTTTCACGGACCCGAAGGGCAAGTGGCATCATACGTGCCAGCATGTCAGCACCATCGAGGAAGACAGCTTCACCGACGGCTTCATGTTCGATGGTTCCTCCATCGGCGGTTGGAAAGCCATCAACGAAAGCGACATGGTCCTGCTGCCCGACGCAACGTCCGCCGTGCTGGACCCGTTCTCGGCCCGTCCGCAGCTTATCCTGTTCTGCGACATTATCGAGCCGTCCACCGGGCAGCCCTATAACCGCGACCCGCGCTCCACCGCCAAGCTGGCCGAGCAGTACCTGAAGGCCTCCGGCCTGGGTGACACGGCTTTCTTCGGCCCGGAAGCTGAATTCTTCATCTTCGACAACGTCCAGTTCGGCACAGGCCCCAACTACGGCAAGTTCCAGCTCGACAGCATCGAAGGCCCCGGCGCTTCCCTTAAGGAATATGCTGAAGGCAACATGGGCCACCGCCCCGGCGTAAAGGGCGGCTACTTCCCGGTTGCTCCGGTTGACAGCGAAAGCGACCTGCGCGCTGAAATGCTGGCCACCATGGGCGAAATGGGTCTGGCGATCGAAAAGCACCACCACGAAGTGGCGCAGTCCCAGCACGAACTGGGCACCAAGTTCGAAACGCTGGTCCGCGCTGCCGACTTCATGCAGATCTACAAATACTGCGTGCACAACGTCGCCCATTCCTACGGCAAGACGGCAACCTTCATGCCCAAGCCAATTTATGGCGACAACGGCTCGGGCATGCACGTCCACCAGTCCATCTGGAAAGACGGCAAGCCGACCTTTGCTGGCAATGGCTATGCTGACCTGTCCGATACGGCGCTGTACTACATCGGCGGTATCATCAAGCACGCCAAGGCGCTGAACGCCTTCACCAACCCGTCTACCAACTCCTACAAGCGCCTGATCCCGGGCTTTGAAGCGCCTGTGCTGCTGGCATACTCTGCCCGCAACCGCTCCGCTTCCTGTCGTATCCCGTATGCGACAAGCCCCAAAGCCAAGCGCGTTGAAGTCCGCTTCCCCGATCCCACAGCCAACCCCTACCTGGCGTTCTCCGCCATGCTGATGGCTGGCCTGGACGGCATCAAGAACAAGATCCACCCTGGCGACGCCATGGACAAGGACCTGTACGACCTGCCGCCCGAAGAGCTGAAGCAGATCCCGACGGTTGCTGGCTCCCTGCGTGAAGCGCTTGAAGCCCTTGCTGAGGACCACGAGTTCCTGCTGGCTGGTGGCGTGTTCACCAAGGACCAGATCGAAAGCTACATCACCCTGAAGTGGGACGATGTGTACCGTTTTGAACACACGCCGCACCCGGTCGAGTTCGAACTGTACTACTCCGTCTGA
- a CDS encoding carbonic anhydrase, giving the protein MPTCSEARSSLLTLLRGVEHFNTEVFPAKEKLFANLATGQAPQALFIACADSRINPNLITQTEPGDLFILRNIGNLVPAYGEMLGGVSSAVEYAVMGLGVSTIIVCGHSDCGAMKALLDPEKAGLDSMPTVRSWLRNAEAARATALSTLKAEDAGPATVRCLAEQNVILQLAHLRTHPAVAAGLASGTLFLQGWFYDIGSGEITILDEQTRKSTSVNDIIKTLEKEPA; this is encoded by the coding sequence ATGCCTACTTGTTCCGAAGCCCGAAGCAGCCTGTTAACCCTGCTGCGCGGGGTCGAGCATTTCAATACGGAAGTTTTCCCGGCAAAAGAGAAGCTGTTCGCCAACCTTGCCACCGGCCAGGCTCCGCAGGCATTGTTCATTGCCTGCGCCGACAGCCGCATTAACCCGAACCTGATCACCCAGACCGAGCCGGGCGACCTGTTCATTCTGCGTAACATCGGCAACCTGGTACCCGCTTATGGGGAAATGCTGGGTGGTGTGTCCTCGGCTGTGGAATACGCCGTCATGGGGCTTGGGGTTTCGACCATTATTGTCTGCGGTCATTCGGACTGCGGGGCCATGAAGGCGCTGCTGGATCCCGAAAAAGCCGGTCTGGACTCCATGCCCACCGTGCGCTCCTGGCTGCGTAATGCGGAAGCCGCACGGGCAACGGCCCTGAGCACCCTCAAGGCGGAAGATGCTGGCCCGGCAACCGTGCGTTGCCTGGCCGAGCAGAATGTCATTCTCCAGCTTGCACATCTGCGTACGCACCCAGCTGTGGCGGCTGGCCTTGCCTCTGGCACGCTGTTCCTGCAAGGCTGGTTTTATGACATCGGCAGCGGCGAAATTACGATCCTGGACGAACAGACCCGCAAAAGCACTTCCGTCAACGACATCATCAAGACTCTGGAAAAAGAACCCGCCTAA
- a CDS encoding DEAD/DEAH box helicase, translating to MTTFSDLKLAEPLLKALTEQGYDTPTPIQAGSIPHLLEGRDLLGLAQTGTGKTASFALPILEHLIKNPRAAGPKQARVLVLAPTRELVAQISDSFKAYARHMRFTQAVVFGGVGQGRQVEAMRRGVDVLVAAPGRLLDLIGQGYIDLSALEILVLDEADRMLDMGFVRDIRRIMTFVPPQRQTVLFSATMPRSIEELAASLLNDPARVEVAPPSSTVDRIQQAIMFVNGASDKRDALLTMVESDKVVRAVVFTLMKHEANKVAEFLNRNSVVAEAIHGNKSQGARERAMRGFRSGAVKVLVATDIAARGIDVDDVSHVFNYDLPNVPESYVHRIGRTARAGRDGWAVSFCDAEQRAWLKDIEQTIGKSIPVVRDHPWHSEEAEFSTQRPPVLGGGGRGRGGQRPGGGGGGRGAPRGGQGGAPRRHGHRAATPA from the coding sequence ATGACTACTTTTTCGGATCTGAAACTTGCCGAGCCCCTGCTGAAGGCTCTGACCGAGCAGGGTTATGACACACCTACCCCCATTCAGGCAGGGTCTATTCCCCATCTGCTTGAAGGGCGGGATCTGCTTGGCCTTGCCCAGACAGGCACAGGCAAGACCGCGTCTTTCGCGCTGCCCATTCTGGAACATCTGATTAAAAACCCCCGTGCGGCAGGCCCCAAGCAGGCCCGTGTGCTGGTGCTGGCCCCAACGCGTGAACTGGTTGCCCAGATCAGCGACAGCTTCAAGGCATATGCCCGCCACATGCGCTTTACCCAGGCCGTCGTGTTCGGTGGCGTGGGGCAGGGCCGTCAGGTCGAAGCCATGCGTCGTGGCGTTGACGTGCTGGTTGCAGCCCCCGGCCGTCTGCTGGACCTGATCGGGCAGGGCTATATTGACCTGTCCGCGTTGGAAATTCTGGTACTGGATGAAGCTGATCGCATGCTGGACATGGGGTTTGTGCGCGATATCCGCCGGATCATGACCTTTGTGCCCCCGCAGCGCCAGACTGTGCTGTTCTCGGCGACCATGCCGCGGAGCATTGAGGAACTGGCAGCTTCTTTGCTCAATGACCCAGCTCGGGTTGAGGTTGCGCCGCCCTCCAGCACGGTTGACCGCATCCAGCAGGCCATCATGTTTGTCAACGGAGCCTCCGACAAGCGGGACGCGTTGCTGACCATGGTGGAATCCGACAAGGTCGTGCGGGCTGTTGTGTTTACCCTCATGAAGCATGAAGCCAACAAGGTTGCGGAGTTCCTGAACCGTAACAGCGTTGTGGCCGAAGCGATCCATGGCAACAAGTCTCAGGGTGCGCGTGAGCGCGCTATGCGTGGCTTCCGCTCCGGTGCGGTCAAGGTGCTGGTTGCGACCGACATTGCCGCCCGTGGGATTGACGTTGATGATGTCAGCCATGTTTTCAACTATGACCTGCCGAACGTGCCGGAAAGCTACGTCCACCGCATTGGCCGTACGGCGCGTGCCGGACGTGATGGTTGGGCGGTCTCCTTCTGCGATGCCGAGCAGCGGGCATGGCTGAAGGATATTGAGCAGACAATCGGCAAGTCCATTCCCGTGGTGCGTGACCACCCTTGGCATTCTGAGGAAGCTGAGTTTTCAACCCAGCGTCCGCCTGTTCTGGGTGGTGGTGGCCGTGGCCGTGGTGGCCAGCGTCCAGGTGGCGGCGGCGGTGGCCGTGGTGCTCCGCGCGGTGGTCAGGGTGGCGCACCGCGTCGCCATGGGCACCGGGCTGCAACGCCTGCCTGA
- a CDS encoding endonuclease/exonuclease/phosphatase family protein yields MALIFFLPTASTSAASTPLRLSTWNVEWLLDETSPTTSTAPADRPYRGPQDYAAMAEYAARLKADVIGMQEVDSPATLGRLFPPSRYQLLFSDDSILQRTALVVRKGLALRRNPDITALNTNPPGAVHALRSGLDVSLFVNGTELRLLIVHLKTGCWDNPPAERHHACPTLLQQFDVLKRWISARAAEGSAFAIMGDFNRRMTPQDPLFLTLTQAAPLDLTTAHTASPCQGGGYFIDHILLGGAAMGWKEAGSLHVMLIPQGESPVLSDHCPVSITLNIPTKTP; encoded by the coding sequence GTGGCACTTATTTTCTTTCTCCCTACAGCCTCCACCAGCGCCGCCAGCACACCGCTGCGCCTGAGCACATGGAATGTGGAATGGCTGCTGGATGAAACATCCCCCACAACCAGCACCGCCCCCGCCGACCGCCCTTATCGTGGCCCGCAGGACTATGCCGCCATGGCCGAATATGCGGCGCGCCTGAAGGCTGATGTTATCGGCATGCAGGAAGTGGATAGTCCCGCCACTCTGGGCAGGCTTTTTCCACCCAGCCGCTATCAGCTTCTATTCTCGGACGACAGTATTCTCCAACGCACCGCCCTTGTTGTACGCAAGGGGCTGGCACTACGCCGCAATCCGGACATCACAGCCTTAAACACAAACCCGCCGGGGGCTGTTCATGCCCTGCGTAGCGGGCTGGATGTCAGTCTGTTTGTAAACGGCACGGAACTGCGGCTTTTGATCGTCCACCTTAAAACCGGCTGTTGGGACAACCCACCGGCTGAGCGCCACCATGCATGCCCGACCCTGTTACAGCAGTTTGATGTTCTCAAACGCTGGATCAGCGCCAGAGCAGCGGAAGGGAGCGCCTTTGCAATCATGGGTGACTTCAACCGCCGCATGACCCCTCAGGACCCTCTGTTTCTAACCCTGACCCAGGCAGCCCCGCTGGACCTGACCACCGCACACACTGCCAGCCCCTGCCAGGGAGGAGGCTATTTTATTGACCACATTCTACTCGGCGGGGCGGCTATGGGCTGGAAGGAAGCAGGCTCTTTGCACGTCATGCTCATTCCACAGGGGGAGAGCCCCGTCTTGAGCGACCACTGCCCCGTCTCCATTACCCTGAACATTCCAACCAAAACCCCATAA
- the metX gene encoding homoserine O-acetyltransferase MetX, which yields MNSTTPLAVGEHRHARFAEGLELDCGVTLAPVDVAYCTYGQLSERCDNAILLCHAFTGDQYVAEKHPLTGKPGWWERMVGPGKPIDTDRFFVICSNVLGGCMGSTGPRSVREDAQAHGQDPWGTDFPPITIRDMVRAQYKLVRSLGIDRLFAVVGGSMGGMQVLEWTVTYPHMMLAAMPIATAPFHSAQNIAFNEVGRQAIIADPDWHAGCYWREGVVPARGLAVARMMAHITYLSEEALTRKFGRRVRQGPAGAPRPEGPVSLFGDIFEVESYLRYQGSSFVRRFDANSYLSITRAMDWFDIAADHEGELTAAFAGTPVRFCVVSFSSDWLFPTSTSRALVRALNQAAANVSFVEIETDKGHDAFLLDEPDFDRTVRGFLCGVAEHAGLH from the coding sequence ATGAACAGTACAACACCCCTTGCCGTTGGCGAACACCGGCATGCCCGTTTTGCCGAAGGGCTGGAACTGGACTGTGGTGTCACACTGGCGCCGGTGGATGTGGCCTATTGCACCTATGGCCAGCTTTCCGAACGGTGTGACAATGCGATCCTGCTCTGCCACGCTTTTACGGGCGACCAGTATGTGGCGGAAAAACACCCGCTGACAGGCAAGCCCGGCTGGTGGGAACGTATGGTCGGGCCGGGAAAGCCGATTGATACTGACAGATTTTTTGTCATCTGCTCCAACGTGCTGGGTGGCTGCATGGGCAGCACAGGCCCGCGCTCTGTCCGTGAGGACGCACAGGCCCATGGGCAGGATCCGTGGGGCACCGACTTCCCCCCTATTACTATCCGCGACATGGTGCGTGCGCAGTACAAACTGGTGCGCAGCCTTGGGATCGACCGCCTGTTTGCTGTTGTCGGCGGGTCCATGGGGGGCATGCAGGTGCTGGAATGGACCGTGACATACCCGCACATGATGCTGGCAGCCATGCCCATTGCCACGGCCCCATTCCATTCTGCTCAGAACATCGCGTTTAACGAGGTCGGGCGCCAGGCCATTATCGCCGATCCGGACTGGCATGCAGGCTGTTACTGGCGTGAAGGGGTTGTGCCTGCGCGCGGTCTGGCTGTTGCACGCATGATGGCGCACATCACCTATCTTTCGGAAGAGGCGCTGACCCGCAAGTTCGGCCGTCGGGTGCGGCAGGGGCCAGCGGGTGCTCCAAGGCCGGAAGGTCCGGTTTCCCTGTTTGGTGATATTTTTGAGGTGGAATCCTACTTGCGTTATCAGGGTTCCAGCTTTGTGCGGCGGTTTGATGCCAACTCCTACCTTAGCATCACGCGGGCGATGGACTGGTTTGATATTGCCGCCGACCATGAAGGCGAACTGACAGCAGCCTTTGCAGGCACGCCGGTGCGCTTCTGTGTGGTTTCTTTTTCGTCAGACTGGCTGTTCCCGACGTCCACCTCCCGGGCATTGGTGCGTGCGCTTAACCAGGCCGCGGCAAATGTCTCCTTTGTGGAAATCGAGACAGACAAGGGCCACGATGCCTTTTTGCTGGATGAACCCGATTTTGACAGAACAGTACGGGGTTTCCTGTGCGGGGTAGCTGAACATGCGGGACTGCACTAA
- a CDS encoding helix-turn-helix transcriptional regulator, which produces MITPEDVWSRLDSLAREQGLTPSGLAKAAGLDATTFNPSRRAGLDGALRWPSMGSLLRALDVLGVHLATFAAQLPGGVSPLIPQAEGVSPSPLLPSLPLSHLGQAGLFDKGGCPTGAAWEDVEAPFGFTAPAYVVRIDTACLEPVLREGASAVVLPVLEARARDRVLLLQPGQEAVAGVLLAGAPPRLAPLSAAAGGVPLLWNTAENVWLHRIVMTTL; this is translated from the coding sequence ATGATCACGCCAGAGGATGTCTGGAGTAGGCTGGACAGTCTGGCGCGGGAGCAGGGGTTAACTCCGTCTGGTCTGGCCAAGGCGGCGGGGCTGGATGCCACGACCTTCAATCCTTCCCGTCGCGCGGGACTGGACGGGGCACTGCGCTGGCCGTCCATGGGGTCGTTGTTGCGTGCACTGGATGTGCTGGGTGTGCATCTTGCAACATTTGCAGCGCAACTGCCGGGGGGTGTGAGCCCTCTCATCCCACAAGCAGAGGGGGTATCTCCCAGCCCCCTGTTGCCCAGCCTGCCGCTGTCCCACCTTGGGCAGGCAGGTCTGTTTGACAAGGGTGGCTGCCCGACAGGGGCAGCGTGGGAAGATGTGGAAGCCCCGTTTGGTTTTACAGCCCCCGCCTATGTCGTGCGGATTGATACCGCCTGCCTGGAGCCTGTCCTGCGGGAAGGTGCTTCGGCCGTTGTCCTGCCGGTGCTGGAGGCCAGGGCGCGGGACCGCGTGTTGTTGTTGCAACCGGGGCAGGAGGCTGTGGCGGGTGTATTGCTGGCGGGCGCTCCACCGCGCCTTGCGCCCCTTTCGGCTGCTGCGGGTGGGGTGCCTTTGTTGTGGAATACGGCAGAGAATGTCTGGCTGCACCGCATTGTCATGACAACACTGTAG
- a CDS encoding LabA-like NYN domain-containing protein, with amino-acid sequence MNLRKEEKVCLFIDGSSLYSTSRSLGFDVDYKKLLDFFTARTNVVRAYYYAAILDTEDYSPLKPLTDWLSYNGYFLVTKPAREFIDSTGKRRVKGNMDIEIAVDMLEMAPHIDHAILFSGDSDFRRVVEAVQRQGTRVSVASSMKSTPLLIGDDLRRQADQFLELATIGAHFTRRQMDPARPRQNPAPVRHPADQMSEHDDDPLA; translated from the coding sequence ATGAATCTCAGAAAAGAAGAAAAGGTCTGCCTTTTTATTGATGGATCAAGCCTTTACTCAACATCACGCAGTCTCGGCTTTGATGTTGATTATAAAAAACTGCTCGATTTCTTTACCGCTAGAACCAACGTTGTTCGAGCGTATTATTATGCGGCCATATTGGATACGGAAGATTACTCCCCCCTCAAGCCATTGACCGACTGGCTGTCCTATAATGGCTATTTCCTTGTCACCAAGCCTGCGCGCGAATTTATCGATTCTACCGGCAAACGCCGCGTCAAAGGCAACATGGATATCGAAATCGCCGTCGATATGCTGGAAATGGCCCCCCATATCGACCACGCCATCCTCTTCAGCGGGGATTCCGATTTCCGCCGCGTTGTGGAGGCCGTGCAGCGCCAGGGCACGCGCGTGTCCGTGGCCTCGTCCATGAAATCCACCCCCCTGCTGATCGGGGATGATCTGCGCCGTCAGGCAGACCAGTTTCTAGAACTGGCCACCATAGGCGCGCATTTTACACGCAGGCAGATGGACCCGGCACGGCCACGCCAGAACCCCGCTCCGGTCCGCCACCCGGCCGACCAGATGAGCGAACACGATGATGACCCGCTAGCCTGA
- the folK gene encoding 2-amino-4-hydroxy-6-hydroxymethyldihydropteridine diphosphokinase yields MMNKAIGNSRHALVAVGANLPYGGQNARVTCEQAVAALQVVPGLRVLAVSHWYETAPMPPSGQPPYVNGVVLCDTELDPFELLAALQTIETSCGRVRSVPNAARTLDLDLIACGDECLQTPDLVLPHPRAHERAFVLQPLHDVCPTWVHPRLGYGMADMLAAVQGQEIQRAGE; encoded by the coding sequence ATGATGAACAAAGCCATAGGAAACTCCCGGCACGCCCTTGTCGCGGTGGGTGCCAACCTGCCCTACGGGGGGCAGAACGCCCGCGTAACCTGCGAGCAGGCGGTGGCGGCTTTGCAGGTCGTGCCTGGCCTGCGCGTGCTGGCTGTTTCGCACTGGTATGAAACCGCGCCGATGCCGCCATCCGGCCAGCCGCCGTATGTGAATGGCGTGGTGCTCTGTGACACGGAGCTTGATCCTTTCGAGCTGCTTGCTGCGCTGCAAACAATCGAAACGTCCTGCGGGCGTGTTCGTTCCGTCCCCAATGCGGCTCGAACGCTCGACCTGGACCTGATAGCCTGCGGGGATGAGTGCCTCCAGACACCCGATCTGGTGCTGCCCCACCCGCGCGCGCATGAGCGGGCCTTTGTGCTGCAACCCCTGCATGATGTCTGCCCAACATGGGTGCATCCGCGCCTTGGATATGGCATGGCGGACATGCTTGCCGCCGTGCAGGGGCAGGAAATTCAGCGCGCCGGGGAATAG
- the metW gene encoding methionine biosynthesis protein MetW, with protein MRLDQKLIAEMIEPGTRVLDIGSGDGALIDHLFRHRGCDARGIELNMKLVTRSVAHGLPVMHGDADHDLAHYPDHAFDYVVLQRTLQAVEHPREVLRQMLRIGRHAIVSFPNFGHWQLRLKLLLNGRMPMTAVWHTPWYETPNIHPCTIRDFLELCRQDGYIVEKWMAVDEEGERAPWRRSIRLANLFGEQALFLLRRRDT; from the coding sequence ATGCGCCTTGACCAGAAGCTGATTGCTGAAATGATCGAACCTGGCACCCGTGTGCTGGATATTGGCAGTGGCGATGGCGCGCTGATTGACCATCTTTTCCGCCACCGGGGGTGTGATGCCCGTGGGATCGAGCTGAACATGAAGCTGGTCACGCGCTCGGTCGCGCATGGCCTGCCCGTGATGCATGGGGATGCTGACCACGATCTGGCGCATTATCCCGACCATGCCTTTGACTACGTGGTCCTCCAGCGGACTCTTCAGGCCGTGGAACACCCGCGTGAAGTGCTGCGCCAGATGCTGCGTATCGGGCGGCACGCCATTGTGTCCTTCCCTAATTTCGGGCACTGGCAGTTGCGGCTGAAACTGCTGCTGAATGGCCGCATGCCCATGACAGCGGTGTGGCATACGCCGTGGTACGAAACGCCCAATATCCACCCCTGCACAATCCGTGACTTTCTCGAACTCTGTCGCCAGGATGGCTATATTGTTGAAAAATGGATGGCCGTGGATGAAGAGGGCGAGCGCGCGCCGTGGCGGCGTTCCATTCGGCTTGCCAATCTGTTTGGGGAGCAGGCGCTGTTCCTGCTACGGCGTCGAGACACCTGA